Proteins found in one Rhodobacteraceae bacterium D3-12 genomic segment:
- a CDS encoding zinc-dependent alcohol dehydrogenase family protein: MRAARITDWRAPLEIVEVPSPVAGEGAVVLKVLACGVCRSDWHAWVGADPDVSLPHVPGHEFCGEVISVGAGVTRWQVGDRVIAPFILGCGQCSDCAAGNQTICADQAVPGFTIPGAFAEEIAVPFADHNLTALPDGIAPALAAGLGCRVTTAWHALTGRAALRAGEWLAVFGGGGVGISALMLGRALGARVVVVDVVDEKLRFARELGADAVVNAATCDAAAAVREVTGGGADLALEALGIEATVVAAMTSLKKLGRMVMVGMPAGEHVRMQLPMDAVYSGQLAFFGTRGMPAWRYPSLLSLIEGGQVDLSPLVTRRISLSQASAELAAFDGPAPPGVAVITDFAG; encoded by the coding sequence ATGAGAGCAGCACGGATAACGGACTGGCGCGCGCCTCTGGAGATTGTCGAGGTGCCATCGCCCGTGGCCGGGGAGGGCGCGGTTGTTCTGAAGGTCTTGGCCTGTGGTGTGTGCCGTAGCGATTGGCACGCATGGGTTGGGGCGGACCCGGATGTGAGCCTGCCGCATGTGCCGGGGCATGAGTTCTGCGGCGAGGTGATTTCCGTGGGCGCGGGGGTGACGCGGTGGCAGGTCGGAGACCGGGTGATTGCGCCGTTTATCCTCGGCTGTGGACAGTGTTCGGATTGCGCGGCGGGGAACCAGACGATCTGTGCCGATCAGGCGGTGCCGGGGTTCACCATTCCCGGCGCCTTTGCCGAAGAGATTGCCGTGCCGTTTGCCGATCACAACCTGACCGCGCTGCCCGATGGGATTGCGCCCGCGCTTGCGGCGGGATTGGGGTGCCGCGTGACGACCGCTTGGCATGCGCTGACCGGGCGGGCGGCGTTGCGGGCGGGGGAGTGGCTGGCCGTGTTTGGCGGCGGCGGCGTCGGGATTTCGGCGTTGATGCTGGGGCGCGCGCTTGGGGCGCGGGTTGTGGTTGTGGATGTGGTTGACGAAAAGCTGCGCTTTGCCAGAGAGTTGGGCGCGGATGCTGTGGTGAATGCCGCGACCTGCGACGCCGCCGCGGCGGTGCGTGAGGTCACCGGCGGCGGCGCCGATCTGGCGCTTGAGGCGTTGGGGATCGAGGCAACAGTGGTAGCGGCGATGACGTCGCTTAAAAAACTGGGCCGGATGGTGATGGTGGGCATGCCCGCCGGAGAGCATGTGCGTATGCAGCTGCCGATGGATGCGGTTTACAGCGGGCAATTGGCGTTTTTCGGAACGCGCGGCATGCCGGCGTGGCGCTATCCCAGCCTGTTGAGCCTGATTGAGGGCGGGCAGGTGGATTTGTCGCCTCTGGTCACGCGCCGGATCAGCCTGTCGCAGGCCAGCGCCGAATTGGCCGCCTTTGATGGGCCCGCGCCGCCGGGGGTGGCGGTGATTACTGATTTCGCCGGGTAG
- a CDS encoding winged helix-turn-helix transcriptional regulator — MARDLDKIDLRIMQELEKDGRLPIVELAQRVNLTNTPCSERVKRLEREGYIQGYRALLNKDHLGLGQRTIVQVSLAASSTQNVLASFNEAVVRVEEVETCLMIAGAFDYLLVLRTRDMTHFRNVLDDKVNKLPGILQTNSFAVMETVKDV, encoded by the coding sequence GTGGCGAGAGATTTAGACAAAATTGACCTGCGCATCATGCAGGAACTCGAAAAGGACGGGCGACTCCCCATTGTTGAACTCGCCCAAAGGGTGAACCTGACAAATACGCCCTGCTCCGAACGCGTCAAACGGCTCGAACGCGAGGGCTATATTCAGGGCTATCGCGCCTTGCTGAACAAGGACCACCTCGGGCTCGGACAGCGCACCATCGTGCAGGTCTCGCTCGCCGCGTCCTCCACCCAAAACGTGCTGGCCAGCTTCAACGAAGCGGTCGTGCGTGTGGAGGAGGTTGAAACCTGCCTGATGATCGCCGGAGCCTTTGACTATCTGCTGGTGCTGCGCACCCGCGACATGACCCATTTCCGCAATGTGCTGGATGACAAGGTCAACAAGCTGCCCGGCATCCTGCAAACCAATTCCTTCGCGGTCATGGAAACGGTCAAGGACGTCTAG